From a single Anaerolineales bacterium genomic region:
- a CDS encoding radical SAM protein, translated as MKKVILYNPQSSAGRKPILPLALLAVGAVLDEKYEYCIVDGNLEADPVLMLSELIQNSDHNCVLAMTIMPGPQLSQAIPLCRELKSRYPELIIIWGGYFPTQHWDVCLHSNIVDYIVRGHGELVFLELLNFINGTSLTGLSGINGIAYRDPSAGFVSTPAAPVPSPKDLPSYNFDKVPVELYVRNTFLGSRTLGYHSSYGCPFFCNFCAVVNMVGGKWLARTASQTADVVRMYVERWGVNAVEFYDNNFFVHEARTAEFSERIMPFNVRWWGEARIDTLLKYSSRTWELMRNSGLKMVFMGAESGSAETLKRMDKGGTMSPEKTLEIARVAREWGIIPEFSFVVGNPPSPEDDINDTIEFIRKVKRINPQSEIIMYLYSPVPLSGDLYDEAQAEGFAFPKTLDEWVELDWVKFSQRRSSVMPWIKQTLQQRLHDFERVLNAYYPTATDVRLNSFWRMGLRAMSAWRYHLRFYDFPIELRIAQRVLHYQRPETTGF; from the coding sequence ATGAAAAAGGTCATTTTGTACAATCCGCAATCCAGCGCTGGCAGAAAACCCATTTTGCCGCTGGCTTTGCTGGCGGTTGGCGCAGTTCTGGATGAAAAATATGAATATTGCATTGTGGATGGCAATCTCGAAGCAGACCCTGTTCTGATGTTGAGCGAGTTGATCCAAAATAGCGATCACAATTGTGTTTTGGCAATGACCATCATGCCGGGTCCGCAATTATCACAAGCGATTCCCCTTTGCAGGGAGCTAAAATCGCGTTATCCGGAACTGATCATTATATGGGGTGGGTATTTTCCTACACAGCATTGGGATGTGTGTCTGCATTCCAACATTGTCGACTATATTGTACGAGGGCACGGCGAATTGGTCTTTTTGGAGTTATTGAACTTCATAAATGGGACTTCATTGACCGGGCTGTCTGGCATTAATGGAATTGCCTATCGCGACCCGTCTGCCGGTTTTGTGTCTACTCCGGCGGCGCCTGTTCCCAGCCCAAAGGATTTGCCTTCTTACAATTTTGATAAAGTCCCCGTTGAGCTATATGTCCGTAATACGTTTTTGGGCTCACGCACCCTGGGATATCATTCATCGTATGGCTGTCCATTTTTTTGTAATTTTTGCGCGGTCGTTAATATGGTGGGCGGTAAATGGCTTGCCCGGACTGCGAGCCAGACGGCGGATGTTGTGCGGATGTACGTTGAACGATGGGGGGTGAACGCGGTTGAGTTTTATGATAATAATTTTTTTGTCCATGAAGCCCGTACTGCTGAGTTTTCAGAACGCATTATGCCGTTCAATGTCCGCTGGTGGGGTGAAGCCCGTATTGACACATTGTTAAAGTATTCAAGCCGGACCTGGGAATTGATGCGGAATTCCGGGCTGAAGATGGTGTTCATGGGCGCAGAATCAGGTTCGGCTGAGACATTGAAGCGTATGGATAAGGGAGGCACTATGTCCCCTGAGAAAACGCTTGAGATCGCGCGAGTCGCGCGCGAGTGGGGGATCATTCCAGAGTTTTCTTTTGTGGTGGGCAATCCCCCAAGTCCGGAGGATGATATCAATGACACGATCGAATTTATCCGAAAGGTGAAAAGAATCAATCCGCAGTCTGAGATCATCATGTATCTTTATTCGCCCGTTCCGCTTTCCGGCGATCTGTATGACGAGGCGCAGGCGGAAGGTTTTGCCTTTCCGAAAACGCTCGATGAATGGGTTGAGCTTGATTGGGTGAAGTTTTCGCAGCGCCGATCTTCGGTCATGCCGTGGATCAAGCAGACGCTGCAGCAACGGTTGCATGATTTTGAACGTGTGTTGAATGCTTATTATCCCACTGCTACTGATGTGCGCCTGAATTCGTTTTGGCGCATGGGTTTAAGAGCCATGTCGGCCTGGCGTTATCACCTGCGTTTCTATGATTTCCCCATTGAACTTCGCATTGCCCAACGGGTACTCCATTATCAGCGTCCTGAAACCACAGGGTTTTGA
- a CDS encoding class I SAM-dependent methyltransferase: protein MPVLDPLDAYLRWADRYPAEAHNELMRMEQSAMLDLLPELENKTILDLACGSGRYLEIARGKKTKMVCGLDFSAPMLLHARLASKNLVLADMSHIPMDSLSFDVIICGLAIGHCLELEPVFSEISRILRPGGFVIYSDLHPFGKIAGWKRIFRDVNGREVSVRHYFHLYNEHHRACRENGLVIDDIREPLIEGGHRWSGSPAVLAVRARKQ, encoded by the coding sequence ATGCCGGTGCTCGATCCTCTCGATGCATATTTGCGTTGGGCTGATCGGTATCCGGCTGAAGCGCACAATGAACTCATGCGGATGGAGCAGTCCGCGATGCTTGACCTGTTGCCTGAGCTGGAAAATAAGACCATCCTTGATCTTGCCTGTGGCAGCGGCAGGTATCTTGAAATTGCACGCGGCAAAAAAACGAAGATGGTTTGCGGATTGGATTTTTCTGCGCCCATGCTGTTGCATGCCAGGCTCGCATCGAAGAATCTTGTGCTGGCGGATATGTCGCATATACCCATGGACTCCTTGTCTTTCGACGTGATCATCTGCGGACTCGCCATCGGTCATTGTTTGGAACTTGAGCCTGTTTTCTCCGAAATAAGCCGGATTCTTCGCCCGGGCGGATTCGTCATTTATTCCGACCTTCACCCGTTTGGAAAGATCGCCGGCTGGAAGCGTATTTTCCGGGATGTCAACGGGCGGGAAGTTTCTGTCAGGCATTACTTTCATTTGTACAATGAACATCACCGCGCTTGCCGTGAAAATGGATTGGTCATTGACGATATTCGCGAGCCGCTGATCGAGGGAGGGCATCGCTGGTCGGGTTCTCCGGCTGTTCTTGCCGTGCGGGCGCGGAAGCAATAG
- a CDS encoding amidohydrolase family protein, translating to MGWFFRRRPILFANARVVGSEGVFASSLRIKGQVIDGFDIEPSSKDVVVDLKGAYLFPGLINAHDHLEFNHYGRVKFRERYNNASEWVGDMNKQLASDQALVKGRSIPLKDRLFIGGIKNLLSGVTTVAHHNPFYRGLDQRFPVRIVKNYGWAHSFYLQGGKAGAGGEQAGDILMRYRETPKDHPFIVHIAEGVDETAKNEFKRLKDIGCLGSNTILVHGVGLGVHDWVELASSGAGLIWCPSSNMFLLGETIPAREFLDVAATPRLALGSDSRLTGSRDLLEEMQMAVGTGGVTAREIFQMVSETPANLFRLPVSGRLSMGFPADLLVIPYVHTDPFEALIACSRKDILLVTINGQPHYGTSQFSYFFDMLNVKTADIEVDGSKKLLAVPWANRLKDCSLFETGVSCIAN from the coding sequence ATGGGTTGGTTCTTTCGGCGCCGCCCGATCTTATTTGCCAATGCCAGGGTTGTTGGCAGCGAGGGTGTTTTTGCATCATCGCTGCGAATTAAGGGGCAGGTCATTGACGGATTCGATATCGAGCCAAGTTCAAAAGATGTGGTTGTGGATTTGAAAGGGGCTTATCTATTTCCCGGATTGATAAATGCTCATGATCATCTCGAGTTTAACCACTATGGACGCGTTAAATTTCGGGAGAGATACAATAATGCTTCCGAGTGGGTTGGGGACATGAACAAGCAGCTTGCTTCGGATCAGGCTTTGGTGAAAGGCAGGTCAATTCCTTTAAAGGACAGGCTTTTTATTGGCGGGATAAAAAACCTGCTGAGTGGCGTGACAACGGTCGCGCATCATAATCCATTTTATAGAGGACTCGACCAGCGTTTTCCTGTGCGGATTGTCAAAAATTATGGATGGGCACACTCGTTTTATTTGCAGGGCGGAAAAGCCGGGGCGGGCGGCGAACAGGCAGGTGATATCTTGATGCGGTACCGGGAAACACCGAAAGACCATCCCTTTATTGTCCATATTGCTGAGGGAGTGGACGAGACTGCAAAAAACGAATTTAAGCGCCTGAAGGATATCGGCTGTCTCGGATCAAATACTATCCTGGTGCATGGGGTTGGGTTGGGTGTACATGATTGGGTCGAACTTGCATCCTCGGGCGCAGGGTTGATTTGGTGTCCGTCATCCAATATGTTCTTGCTCGGAGAGACCATTCCAGCGCGGGAGTTTTTGGACGTTGCAGCGACACCTCGACTGGCGCTGGGCAGCGACTCGCGATTGACAGGGTCTCGTGATTTGTTGGAAGAAATGCAGATGGCTGTGGGAACCGGCGGAGTCACTGCAAGGGAGATTTTCCAGATGGTGTCGGAAACCCCGGCAAACTTGTTTCGCTTACCTGTTTCGGGCAGGTTGTCGATGGGTTTTCCGGCGGATTTGCTGGTTATCCCGTATGTACATACAGACCCGTTCGAAGCCCTGATTGCATGCTCAAGAAAAGATATTCTATTGGTGACGATCAATGGGCAGCCGCATTATGGGACATCACAATTCTCCTACTTTTTCGATATGCTTAATGTCAAGACCGCAGATATCGAGGTGGATGGATCAAAAAAGCTGCTGGCTGTACCATGGGCGAATAGGCTTAAGGATTGTTCTTTATTTGAGACAGGGGTTTCATGTATCGCAAATTAA
- a CDS encoding flippase, with amino-acid sequence MYRKLIPTDGERLSFRLLTKNSLLLIVSNIGGAALSFGISILIGRGLGKLELGSWTFLFAWVAIISLMCEFGINSLLTRDVSRSPEVANRLLVASLSVQIFFAGILGMVIWIFSPLLSINSETFNAMPAVITISFAGIVYGSFTAIFRSVQWIAPIVFSNILGLVVQLALSIFAIRLGGGLLHLIWIAALIDIAQLISVGILWWLKLSRSGGELRFSIDTSIVMVKHAVPFALAGIFAAIQMRSATMMVGYLRDTAELGLFGAASRWSESAKLIPNGIFGVLYPAFATKYGMDYYKRSVPIINVLAVGLVFTLCLFSGPILYFSYGAEYEQGSSILFWLGIGLLPSLLNGNIQSYLYAAGEEKYATKMRGLAACIQILTGLPLVYFYGAVGAALSLLFGEIAIWLPLRKRMRKIMNKPVERME; translated from the coding sequence ATGTATCGCAAATTAATTCCAACGGATGGGGAAAGATTATCTTTTCGTTTATTAACCAAAAACAGCCTTCTTCTTATTGTTTCCAATATTGGCGGTGCTGCGCTGAGTTTTGGAATTTCGATTTTAATAGGCAGGGGATTGGGAAAGTTGGAGTTGGGAAGCTGGACTTTTCTTTTTGCGTGGGTTGCCATTATTTCTTTGATGTGCGAGTTCGGAATAAATAGTCTGCTCACTCGCGATGTATCCCGCTCTCCCGAAGTTGCTAATAGGCTGCTTGTTGCATCGCTTTCGGTTCAGATATTCTTTGCGGGAATTCTCGGTATGGTAATTTGGATTTTTTCTCCTCTTTTGAGCATCAATTCTGAGACATTTAATGCAATGCCGGCGGTTATAACCATTTCATTCGCGGGTATTGTTTATGGGTCGTTCACCGCAATATTTCGATCTGTGCAATGGATTGCCCCGATCGTTTTTAGCAATATATTGGGATTGGTTGTCCAGTTGGCATTGTCGATCTTTGCGATTCGATTGGGCGGAGGGTTGCTCCATCTGATTTGGATTGCCGCGTTGATCGATATTGCACAGTTAATATCGGTCGGCATTTTGTGGTGGCTTAAATTGAGCAGGAGTGGAGGGGAACTTCGATTTTCCATCGATACTTCCATAGTCATGGTAAAACATGCCGTTCCCTTTGCGTTGGCTGGGATTTTCGCTGCAATTCAAATGAGGTCAGCCACGATGATGGTTGGTTACTTGCGGGATACGGCTGAACTCGGTTTGTTTGGTGCAGCATCCCGCTGGAGCGAATCTGCGAAATTAATCCCCAATGGGATCTTCGGTGTCCTGTACCCGGCATTTGCCACAAAATATGGAATGGATTATTACAAAAGATCTGTTCCAATCATAAATGTGTTGGCAGTCGGTCTTGTTTTTACGCTATGCCTGTTCTCGGGTCCCATTCTCTATTTTAGTTATGGCGCAGAGTACGAACAGGGTTCGTCAATTCTTTTTTGGCTGGGCATCGGACTGTTGCCTTCTTTGTTGAACGGAAATATACAGTCTTATCTTTATGCGGCTGGCGAAGAAAAATATGCAACAAAAATGCGCGGACTTGCAGCTTGCATACAGATTCTGACAGGATTGCCATTGGTATATTTCTACGGTGCTGTAGGTGCCGCATTAAGTCTTCTCTTTGGGGAGATCGCGATCTGGCTGCCTTTGCGGAAAAGGATGCGAAAGATCATGAACAAGCCGGTTGAGCGAATGGAATGA
- a CDS encoding glycosyltransferase family 4 protein, with translation MKIAIVVPGFSKSEQDWCIPALLDYVRILAARAEVHIFTLRWPEWNGLYSVYGATVHAMGGRKQIGMGGAFRLYARTVQKITIEHERAPFSVIHAFWADEPGWVAALASRRLNIPLVISLAGGELVGIRDIQYGLQLLPGRDLLIRMGLSSAKWITAGSNYLLDIAKRHLGSAAQQKLVLAPLGVDVGRFCPIVGEGRRETVLNVGSLYPVKGQNMIIRAVSMVPDAQLEIAGEGPLLSGLQAVASALQMADRVKFLGETAHDEMPELFRSAALLLQGSLYESQGMAVLEAAACGVVGIGTRVGVLPEIGIAVADDREMAWQIDRLLRDEQHRKMLGDAARETVVQRFSLELSLERFLSLYSQ, from the coding sequence ATGAAGATCGCAATTGTTGTGCCGGGTTTCTCTAAGAGTGAGCAGGATTGGTGTATTCCTGCCCTGCTCGATTATGTCCGTATTCTCGCTGCCCGGGCGGAAGTGCATATATTTACTTTGCGATGGCCCGAATGGAATGGGCTTTATTCTGTCTACGGCGCTACGGTTCATGCAATGGGCGGACGGAAACAAATTGGCATGGGCGGGGCGTTTCGACTGTATGCGCGGACTGTACAAAAAATTACGATAGAGCATGAACGCGCGCCATTTTCTGTGATCCATGCATTTTGGGCAGATGAACCCGGATGGGTTGCCGCTTTGGCGTCAAGACGATTGAATATTCCGCTTGTCATCAGCCTGGCTGGCGGAGAGTTGGTGGGGATTCGCGACATTCAATATGGTCTGCAACTCCTTCCCGGTCGAGACTTGTTGATACGTATGGGGTTGTCCTCGGCAAAATGGATCACTGCCGGGTCAAACTACCTGTTGGATATTGCAAAAAGACATCTTGGGAGCGCTGCTCAGCAAAAACTGGTTCTGGCTCCGCTTGGGGTCGATGTCGGGCGTTTTTGCCCAATTGTCGGGGAGGGCAGACGCGAAACGGTTCTCAATGTGGGATCGCTTTATCCAGTGAAAGGTCAAAATATGATTATTCGAGCTGTAAGCATGGTCCCGGATGCGCAGTTGGAGATTGCGGGCGAAGGTCCGCTTCTTTCTGGACTTCAAGCTGTCGCTTCCGCCCTGCAGATGGCTGACCGTGTAAAATTTCTGGGCGAAACTGCGCATGATGAAATGCCGGAACTTTTCCGATCTGCGGCGCTTCTGCTTCAGGGATCCTTGTATGAATCGCAGGGAATGGCGGTTTTGGAAGCAGCCGCATGTGGAGTGGTTGGTATCGGTACGCGAGTTGGCGTTCTGCCTGAAATCGGGATTGCGGTTGCCGATGATCGTGAAATGGCTTGGCAGATCGACCGGTTGTTAAGAGACGAACAACATCGAAAGATGCTGGGTGATGCTGCGCGGGAGACAGTTGTTCAAAGGTTTTCCCTGGAACTCAGCCTGGAAAGGTTTTTGAGTTTGTACAGCCAATGA